In one Candidatus Omnitrophota bacterium genomic region, the following are encoded:
- a CDS encoding glycosyltransferase family 2 protein: MQAPILSIIFSFRNEEHVLQELISRVRAVLTKEKEHNAIAGWELIFVNDASNDRSLEVLLRHAQNTKDIKIITMSRVFGVAPCVMAGLAQAQGDAAIYMDADLQDPPELIPEMLKAMREQNADVVHTVRRSRQGESAFKLFITKIGYRILNRYSTVPIPQEAGDFKLLSRRVIDHLLLLKEINPFMRGLVAWVGFKQVFIAYDRQARFAGKSKFFVLGKKVISNFLNSAIINFSSVPLKIASYCGLSAILVSILFAMNALIQNINGAAIPGWTALMLVIIFIGGVQLFCIGMIGLYLNAVHEQSKMRPNYIIESTYGINPRA, from the coding sequence ATGCAAGCGCCGATCTTATCCATTATTTTTTCTTTTCGCAATGAGGAGCATGTTCTTCAGGAATTAATTTCACGCGTCAGGGCCGTATTGACCAAAGAAAAAGAACATAACGCCATTGCCGGATGGGAATTAATTTTTGTCAATGATGCTTCCAATGACAGGTCTTTAGAGGTCCTTTTGCGGCATGCCCAGAACACGAAAGACATTAAAATAATCACCATGTCGAGGGTTTTTGGAGTTGCTCCCTGTGTCATGGCGGGTTTGGCCCAAGCCCAAGGGGACGCGGCCATATATATGGATGCTGATCTGCAGGATCCTCCGGAATTGATCCCGGAAATGCTTAAAGCCATGCGCGAACAAAACGCCGATGTGGTGCATACCGTGCGCCGTTCGCGTCAGGGAGAAAGCGCCTTTAAACTGTTCATTACAAAGATCGGCTACCGTATCCTCAATCGCTATTCAACAGTGCCCATCCCCCAGGAAGCGGGAGATTTCAAACTGCTTTCCCGGCGGGTCATTGACCATTTGCTGCTGCTCAAAGAGATCAATCCGTTCATGCGCGGGCTTGTGGCATGGGTCGGGTTTAAACAGGTTTTCATTGCCTATGACCGCCAGGCGCGGTTCGCGGGAAAAAGCAAATTTTTTGTGCTCGGGAAAAAGGTGATCTCCAATTTTTTAAACTCCGCCATCATCAATTTTTCTTCCGTGCCTTTGAAGATCGCTTCTTATTGCGGTTTATCTGCTATTTTAGTAAGTATCCTGTTTGCCATGAATGCTTTGATCCAAAATATCAATGGCGCGGCGATCCCCGGGTGGACGGCCCTGATGCTGGTCATTATTTTTATCGGAGGGGTGCAGTTGTTTTGTATCGGCATGATCGGCCTGTATTTAAATGCTGTCCACGAACAAAGTAAAATGCGGCCTAATTATATCATCGAGTCGACCTATGGGATCAACCCCCGCGCGTAA
- a CDS encoding cobalamin-binding protein: protein MRIVSLIASSTEIVCALGFEGSLVGRSHECDYPLDVRQLPACSEPKFNIHGTSREIDERVKTIVRESLSVYRVDTERLKALKPDVIITQDHCEVCAVSLKDVQEAVCDWVGDEVKIVTLRPNALLDVWQGIRQVADALGQPNQAEKLIRHCQERMSDIARKTKSLPQHPSVACIEWIEPLMCAGNWVPELVEMAGGKDLFGKPGEHSPWMSWEQLHQADPEVIIVMPCGWDIERIRQEMPILMKNPGWHQLKAVRQNKVYLTDGNQYFNRPGPRLVESLEILAEIMHPKVFQFGHEGVGWQR from the coding sequence ATGAGAATCGTTTCTTTAATTGCCAGCAGCACGGAGATTGTCTGTGCCTTAGGTTTTGAAGGCTCCCTGGTTGGGCGTTCACATGAATGTGATTACCCGCTGGACGTCCGGCAGCTGCCCGCCTGTTCCGAGCCTAAATTTAATATCCATGGGACCAGCCGTGAGATCGATGAGCGTGTTAAGACGATTGTCCGTGAATCTCTTTCCGTTTATCGTGTTGATACCGAGAGGCTTAAAGCTTTAAAACCGGATGTTATTATCACGCAGGACCATTGTGAGGTCTGCGCGGTGAGCCTTAAAGATGTACAAGAGGCAGTGTGTGATTGGGTTGGAGACGAAGTTAAAATAGTTACTTTGCGGCCCAATGCCCTGCTTGATGTGTGGCAGGGAATAAGACAGGTTGCGGATGCCTTGGGTCAGCCCAATCAGGCGGAAAAGCTTATCAGACACTGTCAAGAGCGCATGTCAGATATTGCGCGGAAAACGAAAAGTTTGCCTCAACACCCATCGGTGGCATGTATCGAATGGATTGAGCCATTGATGTGCGCGGGTAATTGGGTGCCGGAATTGGTGGAGATGGCAGGTGGAAAGGACCTTTTTGGAAAACCGGGAGAGCATTCCCCGTGGATGAGCTGGGAACAATTGCACCAAGCCGATCCTGAGGTGATTATAGTAATGCCTTGCGGTTGGGATATTGAACGTATTCGCCAAGAAATGCCTATTTTAATGAAAAATCCCGGGTGGCATCAATTAAAAGCCGTCCGGCAAAACAAAGTCTATTTGACGGATGGTAACCAGTATTTTAACCGTCCGGGCCCCCGATTGGTTGAATCATTAGAAATTCTCGCCGAAATAATGCATCCTAAAGTGTTTCAATTTGGCCATGAAGGAGTCGGCTGGCAGCGTTAA
- a CDS encoding vitamin B12 dependent-methionine synthase activation domain-containing protein, with translation MATVKGDVHDIGKDIVGAVLACHGFKIIDLGVMVPCEKILQEAKQNNADMIGLSGLITPSLDEMVHVASELQRQGFSLPLLIGGATTSPAHTAVKIEPVYKNGLVIHGQDASGCAAVCRSLMDPELKQDLINKVRKEFEELRQEHLSRRSSQSFVPIKKAREKAFMTDWEQAGITKPSFLGIKVFQNFDLTLIRKRIDWSPFFITWELKGKFPQILKDPVLNAEASRVYHDANALLDEIINKKLLKANAVVGFFPANSVGDDIELYSDDDRQNVAAIFYNLRQQIIVWEDHPLLSHADYVAPRSSGVKDYIGAFAVSTGIGLDELVKNFKADHDDYKCIMAKAVADRLAEAFAELMHEKVRKELWGYAPQEDLTDEQIILGHYRGIRPAPGYPAYPDHTEKATLFKILDATKNTGINLTETFAMFPTAAVSGLYFAHPQSKYFAINTIDQDQITDYAKRKKISVQEAEKWLGSNLRY, from the coding sequence TCCCTTGCGAGAAAATCCTGCAAGAAGCTAAACAAAATAATGCGGACATGATCGGCCTTTCCGGGCTCATTACCCCATCCCTGGATGAAATGGTGCATGTGGCTTCTGAATTGCAGCGTCAGGGCTTTTCCTTGCCTCTTTTGATCGGAGGAGCAACCACTTCGCCCGCGCATACAGCTGTTAAAATTGAGCCCGTTTATAAAAACGGGTTGGTCATCCATGGTCAAGATGCTTCCGGTTGCGCGGCTGTTTGCCGATCACTGATGGATCCCGAATTAAAACAAGATCTGATCAACAAAGTCCGCAAAGAATTTGAAGAATTGCGTCAGGAACATTTAAGCCGCCGGTCGAGCCAATCCTTTGTTCCCATTAAAAAAGCCCGTGAAAAAGCTTTTATGACTGATTGGGAACAAGCCGGCATTACCAAGCCTTCATTTTTAGGCATTAAAGTTTTCCAGAATTTTGACCTGACCCTCATCCGTAAACGCATCGACTGGTCACCGTTTTTTATTACCTGGGAACTTAAAGGGAAATTTCCACAGATCCTCAAAGATCCAGTCTTGAATGCTGAAGCCAGCCGTGTTTATCATGATGCCAACGCTCTTTTGGATGAGATTATTAATAAAAAACTTCTTAAGGCTAACGCGGTTGTAGGTTTTTTTCCTGCTAATTCTGTTGGAGACGATATCGAATTGTATAGCGATGACGATCGTCAGAATGTGGCTGCTATTTTCTATAATCTGCGCCAGCAGATCATTGTCTGGGAAGATCATCCGCTTTTATCCCATGCGGATTACGTGGCTCCAAGATCATCCGGGGTCAAAGACTATATCGGCGCTTTCGCGGTGAGTACCGGCATTGGTTTAGACGAGTTGGTCAAAAATTTTAAAGCCGACCACGATGATTACAAATGCATCATGGCCAAAGCTGTGGCTGACCGTTTGGCAGAGGCATTTGCAGAATTGATGCACGAGAAAGTGCGCAAAGAGCTTTGGGGTTATGCTCCGCAGGAGGATTTGACCGATGAACAAATTATTTTAGGTCATTATCGGGGTATTCGCCCGGCGCCGGGGTATCCGGCCTACCCCGACCATACAGAAAAAGCGACATTATTTAAAATTTTAGATGCTACTAAGAATACCGGCATTAACTTAACGGAGACTTTTGCCATGTTCCCCACTGCAGCCGTCAGTGGCCTCTATTTTGCTCATCCACAATCAAAATATTTTGCCATCAACACAATAGACCAGGACCAGATCACCGACTACGCCAAACGTAAGAAAATATCCGTACAAGAAGCTGAAAAATGGCTAGGGTCGAATTTGAGATACTAG